A window of Desulfobulbus oralis genomic DNA:
GGCCGGGGCCTTTTCCCCCGACATCTCGTGGCGCTGGCTCCGGGACGAGCTGGACACCATTGGGAACCGGCCCCAGGATCCTTTCTTCGTTGCCGAGGAAGACAAGAAAATTCTCAGGGAAGAAATCTTCCCCTACTGGCAAGGCAGGTCGGTGGACGAATACTGCGAGGCCCAGTACCGGGAAGCGGGTGTCTGGGAGCTCTCCGGCGAATCCTTTGTCTCCGACTGTTCCTATCATGCCCTGAACGGCGGTGGCGACTCCAACCCCGGCTATGACGTCATCCTGATGAAAAAGGGCATGCTGGACATCCAGAAGGAGGCGAAGAGGCGTCTGGCCGCGCTTGACTACGCCCGGCCGGAAGACCTCGACAGAATCTATTTCTACAAGTCGGTCATCGACACCGCCGAGGGCGTGATTGTCTATGCCCGCCGTCTGGCCCGCCACGCCAGACAGCTCGCCGCCAGGGAAAGCGACCCGAAGCGCAAGGCGGAACTCAAGCGGATCGCCGAAGTCAATGCCCGGGTTCCGGCGCACGCGCCGACCACCTTCAGGGAAGCCATCCAGGCCGTCTGGACCATCGAATCCCTCCTGGTAGTGGAAGAGAACCAGACCGGCATGTCGATCGGCCGCGTGGACCAGTACATGTATCCCTTCTACAAGGCCGATATCGAAGCTGGCCGCCTGACCCCTTACGAGGCCTTTGATCTGGCGGGTTGCATGCTCATCAAGATGAGCGAGATGATGTGGATCACCTCCGAGGGGAGTTCAAAGTTCTTCGCGGGTTACCAGCCCTTCGTGAACATGTGCGTGGGCGGTTTGACTAGGGAAGGCCGGGACGCCACCAACGAGCTGACCTGCCTGCTCATGGACGCCGTGCGCCACGTGAAAATCTACCAGCCCTCTCTGGCGGCGCGCGTGCACAACAAGTCTCCCCGCAGGTACCTGGAGAAAATAGTTGACGTCGTTCGTGCGGGCATGGGCTTTCCGGCGGTGCATTTCGACGACACGCACGTCAAGATGATGCTGGCCAAGGGCGCCAGCATGGAAGACGCGCGCGACTACTGCCTCATGGGCTGCGTCGAGCCACAGAAGTCCGGCCGCCTGTATCAGTGGACATCCACCGCCTACACCCAGTGGCCCATCGCCATTGAGCTGGCGCTGAACCGGGGTGTACCCCTGTGGTACGGCAAACAGGTCTGCCCGGACATGGGGCCGCTGGAGAAATTTGACACCTGGGAAAAATTCGAACATGCCGTCAAGGAAGAGATCAGATACATTACCCGTCTGACCGGCACAGCCACGGTCATTTCCCAGCGTGTACACCGGGAACTCGCTCCCAAACCGCTCATGTCCGTTATGTACGAGGGCTGCATGGAACAGGGGCGGGACGTATCGGCCGGCGGGGCTATGTACAACTTCGGCCCCGGTGTCGTCTGGAGCGGTCTTGCGACCTACACGGATTCCATGGCTGCCATTAAGAAGCTGGTCTACGACGACAGGAAGTATACGCTTGAAGAACTGAACACGGCGCTCAGAGCTAACTTCGAAGGCTACGGCAAGGTGCGCAAGGATTGTCTGGAAGCTCCGAAATACGGCAATGATGACGACTATGCCGACAGCATTGCCGCCGACATCATCGAGTTTACGGAAGTGGAGCACCGCAAGATCCGTACACTCTACTCCACACTCAGCCACGGCACGCTTTCCATCTCCAACAATACGCCCTTTGGCAAACTGACCGGCGCTTCTGCCAACGGCCGTCAGGCCTGGTTGCCCCTCTCCGACGGCATCAGTCCGTCCCAAGGGGCCGATTACAAAGGTCCCACCGCCATCATCAAGAGCGTCTCCAAGATGAGCTGCGACAACATGAATATCGGTTTGGTGCACAACTTCAAGCTCATGGCGGGTCTGCTGGAGACGCCCGAGGGCAGGAACG
This region includes:
- the cutC gene encoding choline trimethylamine-lyase, with the translated sequence MNQATVIEKIRVEDLSRKRTQEIPEGPTERHQLLKMNYLRQRPTISIHRARAITEIARANPGLPRIELRAKAFRRCCETAPLVIQDHELIVGAPNGAPRAGAFSPDISWRWLRDELDTIGNRPQDPFFVAEEDKKILREEIFPYWQGRSVDEYCEAQYREAGVWELSGESFVSDCSYHALNGGGDSNPGYDVILMKKGMLDIQKEAKRRLAALDYARPEDLDRIYFYKSVIDTAEGVIVYARRLARHARQLAARESDPKRKAELKRIAEVNARVPAHAPTTFREAIQAVWTIESLLVVEENQTGMSIGRVDQYMYPFYKADIEAGRLTPYEAFDLAGCMLIKMSEMMWITSEGSSKFFAGYQPFVNMCVGGLTREGRDATNELTCLLMDAVRHVKIYQPSLAARVHNKSPRRYLEKIVDVVRAGMGFPAVHFDDTHVKMMLAKGASMEDARDYCLMGCVEPQKSGRLYQWTSTAYTQWPIAIELALNRGVPLWYGKQVCPDMGPLEKFDTWEKFEHAVKEEIRYITRLTGTATVISQRVHRELAPKPLMSVMYEGCMEQGRDVSAGGAMYNFGPGVVWSGLATYTDSMAAIKKLVYDDRKYTLEELNTALRANFEGYGKVRKDCLEAPKYGNDDDYADSIAADIIEFTEVEHRKIRTLYSTLSHGTLSISNNTPFGKLTGASANGRQAWLPLSDGISPSQGADYKGPTAIIKSVSKMSCDNMNIGLVHNFKLMAGLLETPEGRNGLISLIRTASILGNGEMQFNYLDNETLLEAQKRPGDYRDLVVRVAGYSAFFVELCEDVQNEIISRTMLNHF